A region from the Panicum hallii strain FIL2 chromosome 1, PHallii_v3.1, whole genome shotgun sequence genome encodes:
- the LOC112874946 gene encoding glucan endo-1,3-beta-glucosidase 6, whose translation MGSGSGHGAAAVAVALVSWLCFASAGVGAIGANWGTQTSHPLPPDTVVRMLKDNGFQKVKLFDAEEGTMNALKKSGLEVMVGIPNDMLLTMANSMKSAEKWVDTNVSSYFNDGVNIRYVAVGNEPFLETYNGSFLQTTYPAIRNIQSALIKAGLGNQVKVTCPLNADVYASPTTKPSDGDFRTDIHDLMIAIVKLLSDNGGAFTVNIYPFISLYIDPNFPVDYAFFEGASSPIVDGSITYTNMFDANHDTLIWALKKNGFGNLPVIVGEIGWPTDGDRNANAQMAQRFNQGFMTHITSGRGTPMRPGPVDAYLFSLIDEDEKSIQPGNFERHWGIFTYDGLPKYQLNLGTANSGSLVRAKGVKYLEKKWCVLKPSVSLNDPKLADNVGYACSMADCTSLGYKTSCGMLDVRGNISYAFNNYYQKNDQDDVACGFQNLATTTGQDPSTGTCRFGIMIEVDSAFSLRLQRLGSNFLLMLLLVLLQLCLSFS comes from the exons ATGGGTTCCGGGTCCGGCcatggagcggcggcggtggccgtggcGCTGGTTTCTTGGCTGTGCTTCGCGTCGGCGGGCGTCGGCGCGATAGGGGCGAACTGGGGCACGCAGACGAGCCACCCGCTGCCGCCGGACACGGTGGTGCGGATGCTCAAGGACAATGGGTTCCAGAAGGTGAAACTGTTCGACGCCGAGGAGGGCACCATGAACGCCCTCAAGAAGAGCGGGCTGGAGGTGATGGTCGGCATCCCCAACGACATGCTGCTGACGATGGCCAACAGCATGAAGTCTGCCGAGAAGTGGGTCGACACGAACGTCTCCAGCTACTTCAACGATGGCGTCAACATCCG GTACGTTGCAGTTGGGAATGAGCCGTTTTTGGAGACATACAATGGAAGCTTTCTGCAAACCACTTATCCTGCCATCAGAAACATACAAAGTGCACTTATAAAGGCTGGTTTGGGCAATCAAGTTAAAGTCACATGCCCTCTGAATGCCGATGTCTATGCATCACCAACCACCAAGCCTTCTGATGGGGACTTCCGCACAgatattcatgatctgatgatTGCTATTGTAAAATTGCTCAGCGACAATGGTGGAGCTTTCACTGTCAACATATACCCTTTCATAAGCCTCTACATCGATCCAAACTTCCCTGTGGACTATGCCTTCTTTGAAGGGGCCTCGTCACCCATTGTTGATGGTTCCATTACTTACACAAACATGTTTGATGCGAACCATGACACACTTATATGGGCTCTGAAAAAGAATGGCTTTGGAAACCTCCCAGTCATTGTTGGGGAGATCGGATGGCCTACTGATGGGGACAGGAACGCTAATGCTCAGATGGCTCAGCGCTTCAACCAAGGCTTCATGACTCATATTACCTCTGGTCGAGGAACGCCGATGCGGCCTGGACCTGTTGATGCTTACTTGTTCAGTCTAATTGATGAGGACGAGAAGAGCATCCAACCAGGAAATTTTGAGCGGCACTGGGGTATCTTTACTTATGATGGCCTGCCAAAATACCAACTGAATCTCGGGACAGCAAATTCAGGCAGCCTTGTGAGAGCAAAGGGCGTGAAGTACCTCGAAAAGAAGTGGTGTGTACTGAAGCCTTCGGTGAGCCTCAATGATCCGAAGCTCGCAGACAATGTGGGCTATGCGTGTTCCATGGCAGACTGCACCAGCCTTGGTTACAAGACTTCGTGCGGGATGCTGGATGTACGTGGCAACATCTCATATGCGTTCAACAACTACTACCAGAAGAATGACCAAGATGATGTCGCCTGTGGGTTTCAAAACCTCGCGACCACCACCGGCCAAGATCCCAGCACTGGGACATGCAGATTTGGTAtcatgatcgaggtcgactctGCCTTCTCATTGCGGCTGCAGCGGCTTGGAAGCAACTTCCTCTTGATGCTCCTGCTTGTGCTTCTCCAGCTATGCCTGTCATTCTCATAA